A genomic window from Motacilla alba alba isolate MOTALB_02 unplaced genomic scaffold, Motacilla_alba_V1.0_pri HiC_scaffold_34, whole genome shotgun sequence includes:
- the LOC119696575 gene encoding hepatic lectin-like, with amino-acid sequence MKPSSARERRDGGCALSNFIATIVMGPEVTIMCEGRDVTTTPVTRSVARQQRSLLATAKMAAGAAWAPPRGPAAILGRFDPNPSGILAKIRPEFGPGDEIQVSVPSECPIFPPFFPVFLPFPGSSALPARLRSFPAVYLSLALCSLLLLGLSALALARVSSISSKLHQENPEWNFSSWDSFLFPCGADSREWEYFSGNCYYFSLARLSWERAREQCRERRADLAVVGSFAEQQFLMSRARNERFWIGLTDRNSEGNWEWVDGTDYRSSFTFWREGEPNNSGNNEDCAHLWISGQWNDVHCTFECFFVCERPLAQKSPFPH; translated from the exons ATGAAGCCGAGCAGCGCGCGGGAAAGGAGGGACGGTGGCTGTGCGTTATCAAACTTCATC GCCACCATTGTGATGGGCCCGGAAGTGACAATTATGTGTGAAGGACGTGACGTCACGACGACGCCGGTTACCCGAAGCGTTGCCAGGCAACAGCGTTCGTTGTTAGCAACGGCCAAGATGGCGGCAGGAGCGGCCTGGGCCCCCCCGCGG GGGCCTGCCGCCATTTTGGGCCGCTTTGACCCCAATCCCTCTGGCATTCTGGCAAAAATTCGGCCGGAATTTGGCCCTGGTGATGAAATCCAGGTCTCCGTGCCCTCGGAATG ccccattttccccccgtTTTTCCCGGTGTTCCTCCCGTTTCCAGGCAGCTCGGCGCTCCCGGCGCGCCTGCGCTCCTTCCCGGCCGTGTACCTGAGCCTGGCGCTCtgctcgctgctgctgctgggcctcAGCGCCCTGGCGCTCGCCCGAG tTTCCTCCATTTCCTCCAAACTCCACCAGGAGAATCCAGAGTGGAATTTTTCCAGTTGGGATTCCTTCC TGTTCCCGTGCGGGGCGGATTCCCGGGaatgggaatatttctctgggAATTGTTATTATTTCTCGCTGGCGCGGCTGAGCTGGGAGCGGGCGCGGGAGCAGTGCCGGGAGCGCCGCGCCGACCTCGCCGTGGTCGGCAGCTTCGCCGAGCAg CAGTTCCTGATGTCCCGCGCGCGGAACGAGCGCTTCTGGATCGGCCTCACTGACCGGAATTCCGAGGGAAACTGGGAATGGGTCGACGGCACCGACTACAGATCCTCCTTCAC gttttggCGGGAGGGGGAGCCCAACAACAGCGGGAATAACGAGGATTGCGCTCACCTCTGGATCTCCGGGCAGTGGAACGACGTCCACTGCACCTTCGAGTGCTTCTTCGTCTGCGAGCGCCCCCTTgcccaaaaatccccttttccccacTAA
- the PIN1 gene encoding peptidyl-prolyl cis-trans isomerase NIMA-interacting 1, whose protein sequence is MAEEEKLPAGWEKRMSRSSGRVYYFNHLTNASQWERPSGARAEPGRVRCSHLLVKHNQSRRPSSWRQERITRSKEEALELINGYIQKIKSGEEDFESLASQFSDCSSAKAGGDLGAFGRGQMQKPFEDASFALRAGEMSGPVFTDSGIHIILRTE, encoded by the exons atggcggaggaggagaagctgcccGCGGGGTGGGAGAAGCGCATGAGCCGCAGCTCCG GCCGCGTGTACTACTTCAACCACCTGACGAACGCCAGCCAGTGGGAGCGGCCGAGCGGGGCGCGGGCGGAGCCGGGCCGCGTGCGCTGCTCGCACCTGCTGGTCAAGCACAACCAGTCGCGGCGGCCgagcagctggaggcaggagcGCATCACCCGCTCCAAGGAGGAGGCGCTGGAGCTCATCAACG GTTACATCCAGAAGATCAAATCAGGAGAGGAGGATTTTGAGTCCTTGGCTTCGCAGTTCAGCGACTGCAGCTCGGCCAAGGCCGGAGGGGACCTGGGAGCGTTCGGGAGAG GGCAGATGCAGAAGCCGTTCGAGGACGCCTCGTTCGCGCTGCGGGCCGGCGAGATGAGCGGCCCCGTCTTCACGGACTCCGGCATCCACATCATCCTCCGCACCGAGTGA